Proteins encoded together in one Laribacter hongkongensis DSM 14985 window:
- a CDS encoding carbonic anhydrase translates to MPHQISAAIKRFLDGFRRFQTNYYHPENFRFEDLQHGQQPSTMVIGCADSRVDPAMLMGCEPGELFVVRNIANLVPPCEDHAHETHHSVSAALEYAVTSLEVERIIVLGHGCCGGIRALMDGITRQPEGGYLAKWLSIAEPVCDHVHQHYAVCDDATQRAIAERQSILISLDNLLTYPWIQQRFAAGSLELHGWYFDIRDGALHGCNLHTRQFMPLVCPLEHRDIEAGTA, encoded by the coding sequence ATGCCCCATCAGATTTCTGCGGCCATCAAACGGTTTCTGGACGGTTTCCGTCGTTTCCAGACCAACTACTATCATCCCGAGAATTTCCGCTTCGAGGATTTGCAGCACGGCCAGCAACCGTCCACGATGGTGATCGGTTGTGCCGACAGCCGGGTTGATCCGGCCATGCTGATGGGCTGCGAGCCTGGCGAACTGTTTGTGGTGCGCAACATCGCCAACCTGGTTCCGCCGTGCGAAGACCATGCCCACGAAACCCATCACAGCGTGTCGGCGGCACTGGAATATGCCGTGACCTCACTGGAGGTCGAACGCATCATCGTGCTGGGGCACGGCTGCTGTGGCGGCATACGCGCCTTGATGGACGGCATCACCCGTCAACCGGAAGGAGGCTATCTGGCCAAGTGGCTGTCGATCGCCGAGCCGGTCTGCGATCATGTCCACCAGCACTACGCCGTGTGCGATGACGCCACCCAGCGTGCAATTGCCGAGCGGCAGTCGATCCTGATCTCGCTGGACAACCTGCTGACCTATCCGTGGATCCAGCAGCGTTTTGCTGCCGGTTCGCTGGAACTGCATGGCTGGTACTTCGACATTCGTGACGGTGCCCTGCACGGGTGCAATTTGCACACCCGGCAATTCATGCCGCTGGTCTGCCCGCTGGAGCATCGGGATATCGAGGCCGGTACGGCTTGA
- the ubiB gene encoding ubiquinone biosynthesis regulatory protein kinase UbiB has translation MSLTRFFRIALTFYRYGLDEFFAAVPRLRLLHSLCRLLPLPRDLSLPLPVRARLALESLGPVFVKFGQLLSTRRDLLPPDYADEFARLQDRVPPFDGALAQREVERSLGRPVAELFAEFDPVPVASASVAQVHKARLFDGTVVAVKVLRPDIRPVIEADLALMYALAGWVERLSSDGRRLRPREVVDEFDVNLHDELDLTREAANASELRRNFEQSDMLVVPQVYWDYTCRNVMVLEWMDGIPVGQIDRLVAAGIDLKQLSRFGVEIFFTQVFRDGFFHADMHPGNILVAPDGRYIALDFGIVGTLTETDKHYLAVNFLAFFNRDYYRVATAHIESGWVPADTRPEQLAAAVRAVCEPFFGRPLSEISFGLVLMRLFEASRRFHVEIQPQLVLLQKTLLNIEGLGRQLDPDLNLWDTAKPFLTRWMNEQMGWRGLLRQLKNEVPQWGTLLPQLPRKLDAALSGSSDKLLTEGYMALMREQKRQNALLSVLAILVAGLLVLVLNR, from the coding sequence ATGTCTCTCACCCGTTTTTTCCGGATTGCCCTGACCTTTTACCGGTACGGGCTGGACGAGTTTTTTGCCGCCGTGCCGCGTCTGCGGCTGCTGCATTCGCTGTGCCGCCTGCTGCCGCTGCCGCGTGACCTGTCGCTGCCCTTGCCGGTGCGGGCGCGGCTGGCGCTGGAAAGCCTGGGACCGGTATTCGTCAAGTTCGGCCAGTTGTTGTCCACCCGGCGTGACCTGTTGCCGCCGGATTACGCCGACGAGTTTGCCCGCCTGCAGGACCGGGTGCCGCCGTTTGACGGTGCACTGGCTCAGCGCGAGGTCGAACGGAGCCTGGGGCGACCGGTGGCCGAGCTGTTTGCCGAATTCGACCCGGTGCCGGTGGCCAGTGCCTCGGTCGCGCAGGTGCACAAGGCGCGCCTGTTCGACGGAACGGTGGTGGCGGTAAAGGTGCTGCGTCCGGACATCCGGCCGGTGATCGAGGCCGATCTGGCGCTGATGTATGCGCTGGCGGGCTGGGTCGAGCGGCTGTCGAGCGACGGTCGCCGCCTGCGGCCGCGCGAGGTGGTGGACGAATTCGACGTCAACCTGCACGACGAACTGGACCTGACCCGCGAGGCTGCCAACGCCAGCGAGCTGCGACGCAATTTCGAGCAGTCCGACATGCTGGTGGTGCCGCAGGTGTACTGGGATTACACCTGCCGCAACGTGATGGTGCTGGAGTGGATGGACGGCATTCCGGTCGGCCAGATCGACCGGCTGGTGGCGGCCGGCATCGACCTCAAACAGCTGTCCCGCTTCGGGGTGGAGATTTTCTTTACCCAGGTGTTCCGTGACGGGTTTTTCCATGCCGACATGCATCCGGGCAATATCCTCGTGGCGCCGGACGGGCGTTACATTGCCCTGGATTTCGGTATCGTCGGCACGCTGACCGAAACCGACAAGCACTATCTGGCGGTCAATTTCCTGGCTTTCTTCAACCGCGACTATTACCGGGTGGCCACGGCGCACATCGAGTCCGGCTGGGTGCCGGCCGATACGCGGCCCGAGCAGCTAGCGGCCGCCGTGCGGGCGGTGTGCGAGCCGTTCTTTGGCCGGCCGCTGTCGGAGATTTCGTTCGGGCTGGTGCTGATGCGCCTCTTTGAAGCCAGCCGGCGTTTTCATGTGGAAATCCAGCCGCAGCTGGTGCTGTTGCAAAAGACCCTGCTCAATATCGAGGGGCTGGGGCGGCAGCTGGACCCGGACCTGAACCTGTGGGACACCGCCAAGCCGTTCCTGACCCGCTGGATGAACGAACAGATGGGCTGGCGCGGCCTGCTGCGCCAGCTGAAAAACGAGGTGCCACAGTGGGGCACCCTGCTGCCGCAGCTGCCGCGCAAGCTGGATGCTGCGCTGTCGGGCTCGTCGGACAAGCTGCTGACCGAAGGCTACATGGCGCTGATGCGCGAGCAGAAACGCCAGAATGCACTGCTGTCGGTGCTGGCGATTCTGGTGGCCGGCTTGCTGGTTCTGGTGTTAAACCGGTAA
- a CDS encoding autotransporter assembly complex protein TamA yields MRRLLSVTCGLFLMLPAAVHAGYRVEIDAPGSLEPLLASYLEIMKWRDYPEMTTEQLERLYQGIPADVQSLTATQGYFRPEVLTHWQHGESGGEDVISITVSDGPPVLVGSVDLTLAGAIEDDPNLERRRQRLYRVWSLNDGDRFTQSGWDDSKKAALLTLLARRYPTARLVSSEALIDPASGNARLSARWDSGPAYFFGPLKVKGLYNYPSAIVERLAGFHEGDVYSQRALLDFQSALQNTPYFSSVFVRLDSDPDTAAAAPVEVDLTEGPQQKVSFGLGYSTNTGERGEVSWRNVNLFQRGWILDAGVRLESKEQRAGAELTLPLDSKGYVWNGVARYERSDIQGLDTSLYRYAVSRSRNRNNIEMSTGLTYIGERARISGQPDSNTQALMLGWSWSQRAVDNPLNPRRGYTWRSELSGAAKGVLSDTSFVRGYAKGVLYIPFSPRWGWSILRGEVGEVFASDGDQVPNDVLFRTGGAGSVRGYAYQSLGVEEGGAVLGGRVLGVASAEYLYPVTPKWAAAVFVDAGNAARRWQDFRFAVGYGVGARWASPVGPLGLDLAYGVDARQARLHFTLDVSF; encoded by the coding sequence ATGCGCCGTCTGCTTTCTGTCACCTGCGGTCTGTTCCTGATGCTTCCGGCTGCTGTCCATGCAGGCTACCGGGTAGAGATCGACGCGCCCGGCAGCCTTGAGCCGCTGTTGGCCAGCTATCTGGAAATCATGAAATGGCGCGACTACCCGGAGATGACGACCGAGCAGCTTGAGCGGCTGTACCAGGGTATCCCGGCAGACGTGCAAAGCCTGACGGCCACCCAGGGATATTTCCGCCCCGAAGTGCTGACGCACTGGCAACACGGCGAATCCGGTGGTGAGGACGTCATCAGCATTACCGTGTCGGACGGCCCGCCGGTATTGGTCGGCAGCGTCGACCTGACGCTTGCCGGTGCGATCGAGGACGACCCCAATCTCGAGCGGCGCCGGCAGCGCCTCTACCGGGTGTGGTCGCTGAACGACGGTGACCGCTTTACCCAGTCCGGCTGGGACGACTCCAAAAAAGCGGCCTTGCTGACCCTGCTGGCCCGCCGCTATCCGACTGCGAGGCTGGTTTCCAGCGAAGCCCTGATCGACCCGGCCTCCGGCAATGCCCGGCTCAGTGCCCGCTGGGACAGCGGACCGGCATATTTCTTCGGCCCGCTCAAGGTGAAGGGGCTTTACAACTATCCGTCCGCCATCGTCGAGCGGCTGGCCGGGTTCCACGAAGGAGACGTATACAGCCAGCGGGCCTTGCTGGATTTCCAGTCAGCCCTGCAAAACACGCCGTATTTTTCCAGTGTGTTCGTCCGGCTTGATTCCGACCCGGACACTGCCGCCGCAGCTCCGGTCGAAGTCGACCTGACGGAAGGACCGCAACAGAAAGTCAGTTTCGGCCTGGGTTACAGCACCAATACCGGTGAACGCGGCGAAGTGTCATGGCGGAATGTCAACCTGTTCCAGCGCGGCTGGATCCTTGATGCTGGTGTCCGGCTCGAGAGCAAGGAGCAGCGGGCCGGAGCCGAGCTGACGCTGCCGCTGGACAGCAAGGGCTACGTCTGGAACGGCGTCGCGCGCTACGAGCGCAGCGACATCCAGGGACTGGACACGTCGCTGTACCGTTATGCCGTCAGCCGCAGCCGTAACCGCAACAACATCGAGATGTCCACTGGCCTGACTTATATCGGCGAACGTGCCCGCATCAGCGGCCAGCCGGACAGCAATACACAGGCGCTGATGCTGGGCTGGTCGTGGAGCCAGCGTGCCGTCGACAATCCGCTGAATCCGCGTCGTGGCTACACCTGGCGCAGCGAGCTGTCCGGTGCAGCCAAAGGCGTGCTGTCGGATACCAGTTTCGTGCGCGGCTACGCCAAGGGGGTGCTCTACATACCGTTCAGCCCACGCTGGGGCTGGAGCATCCTGCGCGGTGAAGTGGGCGAAGTGTTTGCCAGCGATGGCGACCAGGTGCCCAACGATGTCCTGTTCCGGACCGGGGGTGCCGGCAGCGTGCGCGGTTATGCCTATCAGAGCCTCGGGGTCGAAGAGGGCGGAGCCGTGCTCGGTGGCCGCGTGCTGGGCGTAGCCAGCGCCGAATACCTGTACCCGGTCACGCCCAAGTGGGCTGCCGCGGTATTTGTCGACGCCGGCAACGCTGCCCGCCGCTGGCAGGATTTCCGCTTTGCCGTGGGCTACGGTGTTGGTGCCCGCTGGGCCAGCCCGGTCGGTCCGCTGGGGCTTGACCTCGCTTATGGCGTGGATGCCCGGCAGGCACGGCTGCATTTCACGCTGGATGTGAGTTTCTGA
- a CDS encoding methyl-accepting chemotaxis protein, with product MTMRSKLLLLVGLALSGLLLLSVLGLHSLRISMLDDRMQKMRSLVETALTTVTYYEGEAAAGRLEREDAEHLARQVVSKMRYDGKDYFFIVDQDMKFVAHGANARLVGQSANTVKTPDGHLFGDLIRSAMQGNGELYYRWDKPGASEPVDKISYAKQSGDWKWVVLTGAYVDDIEGAFWQAAYVQLALIAILVVVLIVSSLMIVRGLLKGLGGEPAYAVQIVRQIASGQLGTQVRLAPGDNSSLLAAIADMQGNLRELIAGIIRSANELGQMAGRIEEHAEVNASHSEQQSQAAAAMAAAIEQLTTSIQHIADHANVARDQSQASGEISRQSADVIHRTVNEIEQISSEVGVASESIRELADKTESIKTIMTVIRDVAEQTNLLALNAAIEAARAGEMGRGFAVVADEVRKLAERTTSATQEIAAMIGAIQTTSDVSRNTIADAVGRAKSGVALAAEGGAAITRIQDSAGEVVSVVNDISHSLSEQSLASNDIAQHVERIAQGAAANAGVAHETAAATVELHKLTHSLRESVSRFTV from the coding sequence ATGACGATGCGCAGCAAACTTCTCCTTCTGGTGGGGCTGGCGCTGTCCGGACTGCTGCTGCTCAGCGTACTGGGATTGCACAGCCTGCGGATCAGCATGCTGGACGACCGGATGCAGAAAATGCGCAGTCTGGTGGAAACCGCGCTGACAACGGTGACGTACTACGAAGGCGAAGCGGCTGCCGGCCGGCTGGAGCGCGAGGACGCCGAGCACCTGGCGCGCCAGGTGGTGTCCAAGATGCGGTATGACGGCAAGGATTATTTCTTCATCGTCGATCAGGACATGAAATTCGTGGCGCACGGCGCCAATGCCAGGCTGGTGGGCCAGAGTGCCAATACCGTCAAGACACCTGACGGCCACCTGTTCGGTGACCTGATCCGTTCGGCCATGCAGGGCAACGGCGAGCTGTACTACCGCTGGGACAAGCCGGGAGCCAGCGAACCGGTCGACAAGATTTCCTATGCGAAGCAGTCGGGTGACTGGAAATGGGTGGTGCTGACCGGTGCCTATGTTGACGATATCGAAGGGGCCTTCTGGCAGGCTGCCTATGTGCAGCTGGCCCTGATCGCCATCTTGGTGGTGGTGCTGATCGTCTCAAGCCTGATGATCGTGCGCGGGCTTCTGAAAGGACTGGGTGGCGAGCCGGCCTACGCCGTGCAGATCGTGCGCCAGATCGCCTCCGGGCAGCTGGGTACGCAGGTCCGGCTGGCGCCGGGGGACAACAGCAGCCTGCTGGCGGCCATTGCCGACATGCAGGGCAACCTGCGTGAGCTGATTGCCGGGATTATCCGCAGCGCCAACGAGCTGGGGCAGATGGCCGGCCGGATTGAAGAGCATGCCGAGGTCAACGCCAGCCATTCCGAGCAGCAAAGCCAGGCTGCCGCCGCCATGGCCGCTGCCATCGAACAGCTGACCACCAGCATCCAGCACATTGCCGACCACGCCAATGTGGCGCGGGACCAGTCGCAGGCTTCGGGAGAAATTTCCCGCCAGAGTGCCGACGTGATCCATCGCACGGTCAACGAAATCGAGCAGATCAGCAGTGAAGTGGGCGTGGCCAGCGAGTCGATCCGCGAGCTGGCCGACAAGACCGAGTCGATCAAGACCATCATGACCGTGATCCGCGACGTGGCCGAGCAGACCAACCTGCTGGCACTGAATGCGGCCATCGAGGCGGCCCGGGCCGGAGAAATGGGGCGCGGCTTTGCCGTGGTGGCCGACGAGGTGCGCAAGCTGGCAGAGCGGACCACCAGTGCGACCCAGGAAATCGCAGCGATGATCGGGGCCATCCAGACAACTTCGGATGTTTCGCGCAATACCATTGCCGATGCGGTCGGCCGGGCGAAAAGCGGTGTGGCTCTGGCCGCAGAAGGCGGAGCTGCCATTACCCGCATTCAGGACAGTGCCGGTGAGGTAGTCAGCGTCGTCAACGACATTTCGCACTCGCTGAGCGAGCAGAGCCTGGCCAGCAACGACATTGCCCAGCACGTCGAGCGGATCGCCCAGGGCGCGGCGGCCAACGCTGGCGTGGCGCATGAAACGGCTGCGGCAACGGTCGAGCTGCACAAGCTGACCCACAGCCTGCGCGAATCGGTGTCGCGCTTTACGGTCTGA
- a CDS encoding translocation/assembly module TamB domain-containing protein yields the protein MHDEPPVSLSDSEETSPAPKARLRWLWRTLLGVTLALLLALGAVAGLLASARDSAGLTRLVQVIEWGSGGRLTVAAAGGDLFSRWQLHDIRFESATTQLSLSRLELAWQPSALWQQHAVRVDLLALGDLRVVSQPDPAPSTAPDSLTLPLALDIRQFSLASLALDARGEPVLGHVQARVSSDGRRTHLTLSHASTPWAGLEGEATLDGVRPFGISALVVAKGRLAGERPEPAEIRLALSGSLLDLHVGGGLAFAGASGALVATLSPFEPVSYRRLRQAQLQLARLDLSRLGAGLPRTDIRLDLDLATQGDGSRLAGNGRLQLVNALAGIWPDDRLPLEQATVRVDIDGARWQVSDSEIRALGGTIGVAGELQGERLGLTATLAGVDLAQLVPVLPTRIGGRIGLGGQLPEPVVELALDDRGRTLTGRLALKGAAAARQLQLAQLRFVDGAARVTAEGDLALHGEQHFALAGQVARLDLARYLPAAPVSDIQADWQAKGQLAPLDATLDWQFGPSRLAGEPLSGHARIAAAADGIRKMDVQLAVAGNRVQASGAWGKPGQTLAFVLDAPRLAALGGGFAGTVSGQGSLSGSLQSPVVDARLRAAGLALPFAVRIDRAELDARLPAAATAPLAIRLDASGVRLPDVELKRTTLSLDGSRARHRMQLALDGSLAGQVLSLQLAAQGGVQEAPWGWRGWIDTLENRGRWPVRLLAPVELDAGAGRVGVRGLQMEALAARISVPVLDWRPGALVSRGQVDNVVLADWLAKFPQADLPVQSNLQLAADWDVRATDRLAGRFAVRRQAGDLSVTQRDLPRPVTLKLTAMSLEGSLEGDRVLSTLSLQSATFGSATLSSTSRIPRVGGDWRWAEAVWQQLRAQADMPSLAWASVYAGPTASLAGRLEMDVSISGSAGQRSFAGYLRGRGLAYQDADLGVSAKEGEFDIQLQKQRLLLTSLRFAGGRGSLSGSGWLGLESDEPTGLVSLDLRDFQALNRPDRNLTVNGQLQATLEAKGVVVDGRVDVLRGRIDIPKGDRPRLSDDVVVVGMPRPAAREGRTKPFWLNVTVGLGDNLKLMGHGVDALLKGALRITASPTQPLSATGQVDVVDGRYRAYGQDLTIEHGVVTFQGPIDNPGLDILAVRTGLPVEAGVQVSGTVNRLQVKLVSTPNVPDNEKLSWLILGRAGLSGGAEDAGLLLTAASVLLSDADAVPLQQQIANTFGLDEIGLSTRTSALDDGTGSSDLTTQVLTLGKRLSERLYLSYEQGIEDASQIVKLTYQLSRRWSVVARAGTDNAVDLFYTLYFDTPAPPPERNPARH from the coding sequence ATGCACGACGAACCGCCGGTTTCCCTGTCTGACTCTGAAGAAACATCGCCAGCTCCCAAAGCCCGGCTCCGCTGGCTGTGGCGCACGCTGCTGGGCGTGACGCTGGCATTGCTGCTGGCCCTGGGCGCAGTGGCCGGGCTGCTGGCCAGCGCACGAGACAGCGCCGGCCTGACCCGGCTGGTGCAGGTGATCGAGTGGGGAAGCGGCGGCCGGCTGACCGTGGCGGCCGCCGGAGGCGACCTGTTTTCCCGCTGGCAGTTGCACGACATCCGTTTCGAATCCGCGACCACGCAACTCAGCCTGTCACGGCTGGAGCTGGCCTGGCAGCCCTCTGCCCTGTGGCAGCAGCACGCCGTGCGGGTCGACCTGCTGGCTTTGGGCGACCTGCGCGTGGTCAGCCAGCCTGATCCGGCCCCGTCAACGGCGCCGGATTCGCTGACCCTGCCGCTGGCGCTGGACATCCGCCAGTTCTCGCTGGCATCACTGGCGCTGGACGCCAGGGGCGAGCCGGTCTTGGGCCACGTGCAGGCGCGGGTCAGCAGCGACGGACGGCGCACGCACCTGACCCTGTCCCATGCCAGCACTCCATGGGCCGGGCTGGAGGGCGAAGCCACGCTGGACGGTGTGCGTCCGTTCGGAATATCTGCCCTCGTGGTCGCCAAGGGGCGGCTGGCGGGCGAGCGGCCCGAACCGGCCGAAATCCGGCTGGCGCTGTCCGGCTCGTTGCTTGACCTGCACGTGGGCGGCGGGCTGGCCTTTGCCGGTGCCAGCGGTGCCCTGGTCGCTACCCTGTCGCCGTTCGAGCCGGTCAGCTATCGACGCCTGCGGCAGGCGCAATTGCAGCTTGCACGGCTGGACCTGTCCCGCCTGGGGGCCGGCCTGCCGCGTACCGACATTCGTCTGGACCTGGACCTGGCGACGCAGGGCGACGGCAGCCGGCTGGCCGGCAACGGCCGGTTGCAGCTGGTCAATGCACTGGCCGGCATCTGGCCGGACGACCGTTTGCCGCTGGAACAGGCTACGGTGCGCGTGGACATTGACGGTGCCCGCTGGCAGGTCTCGGACAGTGAAATCCGTGCCTTGGGCGGCACGATCGGAGTGGCAGGAGAACTGCAAGGCGAGCGGCTGGGACTGACGGCTACGCTGGCCGGTGTCGATCTGGCGCAACTGGTGCCGGTGCTGCCGACCCGTATCGGCGGCAGGATCGGGCTGGGCGGACAGCTGCCGGAGCCCGTGGTGGAGCTGGCGCTGGACGATCGCGGGCGTACCCTGACCGGACGACTGGCGCTGAAAGGCGCTGCGGCTGCCCGCCAGCTTCAGCTGGCGCAGCTCAGGTTTGTGGACGGAGCGGCCCGCGTGACGGCAGAAGGCGATTTGGCCCTGCATGGCGAACAGCACTTTGCCCTTGCAGGCCAGGTGGCCCGGCTGGATCTGGCGCGCTACCTGCCGGCTGCGCCGGTATCCGACATCCAGGCCGACTGGCAGGCCAAAGGACAGCTGGCGCCGCTGGATGCCACACTCGACTGGCAGTTCGGACCCAGCCGGCTGGCCGGAGAGCCCTTGTCCGGGCATGCCCGCATTGCCGCAGCGGCTGACGGCATCCGCAAGATGGACGTGCAGCTGGCCGTGGCCGGTAACCGTGTGCAGGCCAGCGGTGCCTGGGGAAAACCGGGGCAGACGCTGGCGTTCGTGCTGGATGCCCCGCGGCTGGCGGCCCTGGGGGGTGGCTTTGCCGGTACGGTCAGCGGACAGGGCAGCCTGTCCGGTTCCTTGCAGTCACCCGTGGTGGACGCCCGGTTGCGGGCAGCCGGGCTGGCACTGCCGTTTGCCGTCCGCATTGATCGTGCCGAGCTGGATGCCCGGCTGCCGGCCGCGGCCACGGCACCACTGGCCATCCGCCTGGATGCCAGCGGTGTACGCCTGCCGGACGTGGAGCTGAAGCGGACAACCCTGTCACTGGATGGCAGCCGTGCGCGCCACCGGATGCAGCTGGCGCTGGACGGCTCACTGGCCGGGCAGGTGCTCAGCCTGCAACTGGCAGCGCAGGGTGGTGTGCAAGAGGCGCCGTGGGGCTGGCGCGGGTGGATCGACACGCTGGAAAACCGCGGGCGCTGGCCGGTGCGCCTGCTGGCGCCGGTCGAGCTGGATGCCGGTGCCGGCCGAGTGGGCGTGCGCGGTTTGCAGATGGAAGCACTGGCTGCACGCATCAGCGTGCCGGTGCTGGACTGGCGTCCGGGTGCGCTGGTCAGTCGCGGCCAGGTCGACAATGTCGTGCTGGCCGACTGGCTGGCGAAATTTCCGCAGGCCGATTTGCCGGTGCAGAGCAACCTGCAACTGGCTGCCGACTGGGACGTGCGGGCGACCGACCGGCTGGCCGGACGCTTTGCCGTCCGGCGGCAAGCCGGTGACCTGTCGGTTACCCAGCGTGACCTGCCGCGTCCGGTAACGCTGAAGCTGACGGCCATGAGCCTGGAGGGATCGCTGGAAGGTGACCGGGTGCTGTCGACCCTGTCATTGCAGTCAGCCACTTTCGGCTCTGCCACCCTGAGCAGTACCAGCCGCATTCCGCGGGTCGGCGGTGACTGGCGCTGGGCCGAGGCTGTCTGGCAACAACTGCGCGCGCAGGCCGACATGCCGTCCCTGGCGTGGGCCAGTGTGTATGCCGGGCCGACGGCCAGTCTGGCCGGGCGGCTGGAAATGGATGTCAGCATCAGCGGATCGGCAGGCCAGCGCAGCTTTGCCGGATATCTGCGCGGGCGCGGGCTGGCCTACCAGGATGCCGACCTCGGCGTATCGGCCAAGGAGGGGGAATTTGACATCCAGCTGCAAAAGCAGCGTCTGCTGCTGACGTCGCTGCGCTTTGCCGGCGGTCGCGGCAGCCTGAGCGGCTCGGGCTGGCTGGGGCTGGAATCGGACGAGCCGACAGGGCTGGTGTCGCTGGACCTGCGTGACTTCCAGGCACTGAACCGGCCGGACCGCAACCTGACGGTCAACGGTCAGTTGCAGGCAACGCTGGAAGCCAAGGGCGTGGTGGTTGATGGCCGCGTCGACGTGCTGCGCGGGCGGATCGACATTCCCAAGGGCGACCGGCCCAGGCTCAGTGACGATGTGGTGGTGGTAGGCATGCCGCGACCGGCGGCACGCGAAGGGCGGACCAAGCCTTTCTGGCTGAACGTGACCGTGGGGCTGGGCGACAACCTGAAACTGATGGGGCATGGCGTCGATGCCCTGCTGAAAGGAGCATTGCGCATCACGGCCAGCCCGACGCAGCCGCTGTCGGCTACCGGGCAGGTCGATGTGGTCGATGGCCGCTACCGGGCCTATGGCCAGGACCTGACCATAGAACATGGGGTGGTCACGTTCCAGGGGCCGATCGACAATCCGGGGCTGGATATCCTCGCGGTGCGGACCGGCTTGCCGGTCGAGGCCGGGGTGCAGGTCAGCGGAACGGTCAACCGCCTGCAGGTCAAGCTGGTGTCGACCCCCAACGTGCCGGACAACGAAAAGCTGTCGTGGCTGATCCTGGGGCGGGCCGGGCTGAGCGGTGGTGCGGAGGATGCCGGCCTGCTGCTGACGGCTGCCAGCGTGTTGCTGTCGGATGCCGATGCCGTGCCGTTGCAGCAGCAGATTGCCAATACCTTCGGGCTGGACGAGATCGGCCTGTCGACCCGTACGTCAGCGCTGGATGACGGCACGGGCAGCAGTGACCTGACCACGCAGGTGCTGACACTGGGCAAGAGGCTGTCAGAGCGGCTGTACCTGAGTTACGAGCAGGGGATCGAGGATGCCAGCCAGATCGTTAAGCTGACCTACCAGCTGTCCCGGCGCTGGTCGGTGGTGGCGCGGGCCGGCACCGACAATGCGGTGGATCTGTTCTATACCCTGTATTTTGATACGCCGGCGCCCCCGCCGGAACGGAACCCGGCGCGGCACTGA
- the moaA gene encoding GTP 3',8-cyclase MoaA has protein sequence MLQDRFGRTIEYVRLSVTDRCDLRCSYCLPKGFKGFEEPAHWLTFDETERLMRVFVALGTRRVRLTGGEPLLRRGVAELASRLKRIDGLADLSLSTNATQLARHAVALKAAGVDRINVSLDSLRRDCVTELTGRDSLPAILEGLMAAKAAGLAPIKLNMVALAGVNEAEIEDMVAFAMQHGFILRLIEAMPVGDTGREASYLDLQPVLARLTGRFGLQPQAVELGGGPARYWATADGCFTLGLITPISQHFCATCNRVRLSVDGTLYLCLGQDEKLELRPLLRGGASDAELAAAIRSAIELKPERHEFREQSRKIMRFMSMTGG, from the coding sequence ATGCTGCAAGACCGCTTCGGTCGCACCATCGAGTATGTCCGGCTGTCGGTGACCGACCGCTGCGACCTGCGTTGCAGCTATTGCCTGCCCAAGGGCTTCAAGGGTTTTGAAGAGCCGGCGCACTGGCTGACCTTTGATGAAACCGAACGGCTCATGCGGGTATTCGTGGCGCTGGGTACGCGCCGGGTACGCCTGACCGGGGGCGAGCCGTTGCTGCGCCGCGGTGTGGCTGAGCTGGCCTCGCGGCTGAAACGCATTGACGGTCTTGCCGACCTGTCGCTGTCGACCAATGCCACGCAACTGGCCCGGCATGCCGTAGCGCTGAAAGCTGCCGGGGTAGACCGCATCAATGTCAGCCTGGATTCGCTGCGGCGCGACTGCGTGACCGAACTCACCGGCCGTGACAGCCTGCCGGCCATCCTGGAGGGCCTGATGGCCGCCAAGGCTGCCGGCCTGGCGCCGATCAAGCTCAACATGGTGGCTCTGGCAGGTGTCAACGAGGCCGAGATCGAGGACATGGTTGCTTTTGCCATGCAGCACGGCTTCATCCTGCGGCTGATCGAGGCCATGCCGGTCGGAGATACCGGACGCGAAGCCAGCTACCTCGACTTGCAGCCGGTGCTGGCGCGCCTGACCGGACGCTTCGGCCTGCAACCGCAGGCGGTGGAACTGGGCGGCGGGCCGGCCCGCTACTGGGCAACGGCCGACGGGTGCTTTACCCTGGGCCTGATCACGCCGATTTCCCAGCATTTCTGCGCCACCTGCAACCGCGTGCGCCTGTCGGTGGACGGAACGCTCTACCTGTGTCTTGGCCAGGACGAAAAACTGGAATTGCGGCCGCTGCTGCGCGGTGGCGCCAGCGATGCCGAGCTGGCGGCGGCCATCCGCTCTGCCATTGAACTCAAGCCGGAACGCCACGAGTTCCGCGAACAATCCCGCAAGATCATGCGCTTCATGTCGATGACCGGCGGTTGA